The Xanthomonas sp. DAR 34887 genome has a segment encoding these proteins:
- the tagF gene encoding type VI secretion system-associated protein TagF, with product MQPTALPGFFGKLPSAGDFVQRRLPPAFVEPWDRHFSQLIAGAREQLGTQWAAAYRGSGLHAFVLGSGLCGEVAWAGVLGPGEDRVGRCFPLAIALPLARGTAPERGWYARAATLLGQALADRTLGVEVFDAQLQALAPDPDATAIPNAPRALAGQALWWSGDGVVQHSVGLLSAHDYLGWLAPAASALPEAAR from the coding sequence ATGCAGCCGACGGCATTGCCCGGATTCTTCGGCAAGCTGCCCAGCGCCGGCGACTTCGTGCAGCGGCGGCTGCCGCCGGCATTCGTCGAGCCGTGGGACCGGCACTTCTCGCAGCTGATCGCCGGTGCGCGCGAGCAGCTCGGCACGCAGTGGGCAGCGGCCTATCGCGGCAGCGGCCTGCATGCGTTCGTGCTGGGCAGCGGCCTGTGCGGCGAGGTGGCCTGGGCCGGCGTGCTGGGGCCGGGCGAGGACCGCGTCGGCCGCTGCTTCCCGCTGGCGATCGCGCTGCCGCTGGCGCGGGGCACCGCGCCGGAACGCGGCTGGTATGCGCGAGCGGCCACGCTGCTCGGCCAGGCGCTGGCCGATCGCACCCTGGGCGTGGAGGTATTCGACGCGCAGCTGCAGGCACTGGCGCCGGATCCGGACGCCACCGCCATTCCCAACGCGCCGCGCGCGCTGGCCGGGCAGGCGTTGTGGTGGAGCGGCGACGGCGTGGTGCAGCACAGCGTCGGCCTGTTGTCCGCGCACGACTACCTGGGCTGGCTGGCGCCGGCCGCGTCGGCATTGCCGGAGGCCGCACGCTGA
- a CDS encoding PP2C family protein-serine/threonine phosphatase, with amino-acid sequence MAARHYRSAGHTEVGKVRRHNEDALLLRDDAGLWVVADGLGGHAAGDYASGLIVERLAALPRAADVCDFIEAIEDVLAQINTELLHCAAQRQVDMIASTVVLLVHDPDFMLYGWVGDSRGYGRLGGPLRQLTRDHVHGVKDDATQFAQAGASAEPAANAGVLTRAVGAQEPLFVDWVLAPSAPGAQFLLCSDGINKEIPDPELDAACRLHGEPQALLTRLFELAMGRAARDNVTAVVVRLQE; translated from the coding sequence ATGGCCGCACGCCACTACCGCTCGGCCGGGCATACCGAAGTGGGCAAGGTGCGCCGCCACAACGAGGACGCGCTGCTGCTGCGCGACGATGCCGGGCTGTGGGTGGTCGCCGACGGACTCGGCGGACATGCGGCCGGCGACTACGCCAGCGGCCTGATCGTCGAGCGCCTGGCGGCGCTGCCGCGCGCGGCCGACGTGTGCGATTTCATCGAGGCGATCGAGGACGTGCTGGCGCAGATCAACACCGAGCTGCTGCACTGCGCCGCGCAGCGCCAGGTCGACATGATCGCCTCCACCGTGGTGCTGCTGGTGCACGACCCGGACTTCATGCTGTACGGCTGGGTCGGCGACAGCCGCGGCTACGGCCGTCTCGGCGGGCCGCTGCGCCAGCTCACCCGCGACCACGTGCACGGGGTCAAGGACGACGCCACCCAGTTCGCGCAGGCCGGCGCCAGCGCCGAGCCGGCCGCCAACGCCGGCGTGCTGACCCGCGCGGTCGGTGCGCAGGAACCGCTGTTCGTGGACTGGGTGCTGGCGCCGAGCGCGCCCGGTGCGCAGTTCCTGCTGTGCAGCGATGGCATCAACAAGGAAATCCCCGACCCGGAGCTGGATGCCGCGTGCCGCCTGCATGGCGAGCCGCAGGCGCTGCTGACGCGGTTGTTCGAATTGGCGATGGGCCGGGCGGCGCGCGACAACGTCACCGCCGTCGTCGTCCGCCTGCAGGAGTGA
- the tssM gene encoding type VI secretion system membrane subunit TssM: MLRSGWVVTMVGLLLAALLIWLIGPYIGIAGHQLLAGAVPRLLLILLLVGAWAGWLQWQQLRARRQSRQLATEMATPSALDALGDDRQARSADERDQLQARFHEAVQILRKRRGGGDLYTLPWYVVIGPPGSGKSTLLQHSGLHFPLAARFGQQALRGIGGTRNCDWWFTDEAVFLDTAGRYTTQDSDRQVDAGAWIDFLRLLRRYRRRRPLNGVLVTMSMSDLLLLDDAERDLHVQAIRRRLDELSEQLKMSVPVYLVFTKCDLIGGFGEFFDDLNPEQRAQVWGVSFPLPRSLDGTAARGFADEYALLQERLNARLFERMHVERDRARRAAILSFPQQFAALGEAARQFVEGVFAGTAYGTPPLLRGVYLTSGTQEGTPIDRMMGAVARTFGLAEASVQAPGAQRRTFFVERLLGQVLLRESGLAGRAPALERRRAWLQAAGYTGIALLGVLLLGGLTGSYLGNRAYLQQVRAALDARPHSPDPDSAATTPQYFALALQQLEGTRALAQVAQQYRDGAPWSMRMGLYQGDAVGEELHDAYLRQLNGTLVPGVALRLRQGMAENAGAPQALYYYLKGYLMLGQPQHLDAAQLTALSAIEWRKLFPADTVLQQALAGHFQALLDEPGRLRALSLDPALLEQARNTLRSADLATLVYGNLKLSQPQAGAEPLQLDKALGLLGNVFQRGSGTSLSEPLPALYTQPVFAALAGQGIGEAVEQFVRDDWVFGPRRIDALGKARLAQQVRVLYEQDYIRYWDGLLADLQLQPAADLQQASAIAAKLAGPSSPLRLLLGVVRDNTQQLLRTPPPKPGQDAASKAAAKAGATLAAKLPGGNAAMAAALAASGDPSDTGAAPPGEAIANHFAALNALASGAPGATPLDHLLGVLDQLSKTLLTMTDPATATPQPNAQLLLARQEAAQLPPPLSSWLQALTGSSAALMTRGAQTALGAQVQQAVGVVCAEFVKGRYPFDPASAQEIPLQNFGELFGVGGRFDALYRDALQKLLDTSGRDWRWKSGPDALAGAPGLPAQLQLAERIKQKYFRGAAQPEVGFTVLAPTLDAGVARLTVDIEGQRFDYTAGGVDSMPMKWPGPTPGHVSIAAFGADGAALGRLDYQGDWALFRALQAGDLQNPSDLRFVAHFDVGGHAVQLPLRAGNLRHPFLDADVRRFACGG; this comes from the coding sequence ATGCTGCGATCCGGCTGGGTCGTGACCATGGTCGGGCTGCTGCTGGCGGCACTGCTGATCTGGTTGATCGGCCCCTACATCGGCATCGCCGGGCACCAGCTGCTGGCCGGCGCGGTGCCGCGGCTGCTGCTGATCCTGCTGCTGGTCGGCGCGTGGGCCGGCTGGCTGCAGTGGCAGCAGCTGCGCGCGCGCCGGCAGAGCCGCCAGCTGGCCACCGAGATGGCCACGCCGTCGGCACTGGACGCGCTCGGCGACGACCGCCAGGCGCGCAGCGCCGACGAACGCGACCAACTGCAGGCGCGGTTCCACGAGGCGGTGCAGATCCTGCGCAAGCGCCGCGGCGGCGGCGATCTGTACACGCTGCCGTGGTACGTGGTGATCGGCCCGCCGGGCTCGGGCAAGAGCACCTTGCTGCAGCATTCCGGGCTGCACTTCCCGCTCGCCGCGCGGTTCGGCCAGCAGGCGCTGCGCGGCATCGGCGGCACCCGCAACTGCGATTGGTGGTTCACCGACGAAGCGGTGTTCCTGGATACCGCCGGCCGCTACACCACGCAGGATTCCGACCGTCAGGTCGATGCCGGCGCGTGGATCGATTTCCTGCGCCTGCTGCGCCGCTACCGCCGCCGCCGCCCGCTCAACGGCGTGCTGGTGACGATGAGCATGTCCGACCTGCTGCTGCTCGACGACGCCGAGCGCGACCTGCACGTACAGGCGATCCGGCGCCGCCTGGACGAACTCAGCGAACAGCTGAAGATGAGCGTGCCGGTGTACCTGGTGTTCACCAAGTGCGACCTGATCGGCGGCTTCGGCGAATTCTTCGACGATCTCAATCCGGAGCAGCGCGCGCAGGTGTGGGGCGTGTCGTTCCCGCTGCCGCGCAGCCTCGACGGCACCGCCGCGCGCGGCTTCGCCGACGAGTACGCGCTGTTGCAGGAGCGGCTCAACGCGCGTCTGTTCGAACGCATGCACGTGGAGCGCGATCGCGCCCGGCGCGCGGCGATCCTGTCGTTCCCGCAGCAGTTCGCCGCGCTCGGCGAAGCGGCGCGGCAGTTCGTCGAAGGCGTGTTCGCCGGCACCGCCTACGGCACGCCGCCGTTGCTGCGCGGCGTGTACCTGACCTCGGGCACCCAGGAAGGCACGCCGATCGACCGCATGATGGGCGCGGTGGCGCGCACCTTCGGCCTGGCCGAAGCCAGCGTGCAGGCGCCGGGCGCGCAGCGCCGCACCTTCTTCGTCGAACGCCTGCTCGGCCAGGTGCTGCTGCGCGAATCCGGCCTGGCCGGGCGCGCGCCGGCGCTGGAGCGGCGCCGCGCCTGGCTGCAGGCGGCCGGCTACACCGGCATCGCGCTGCTGGGCGTGCTGCTGCTGGGCGGACTCACCGGCAGCTACCTGGGCAACCGCGCCTACCTGCAGCAAGTGCGCGCGGCGCTGGATGCGCGCCCGCACAGCCCGGACCCGGACAGCGCGGCGACCACGCCGCAGTACTTCGCGCTGGCGTTGCAGCAGCTGGAAGGCACCCGCGCGCTGGCGCAGGTCGCGCAGCAGTACCGCGACGGTGCGCCGTGGTCGATGCGCATGGGCCTGTACCAGGGCGATGCGGTCGGCGAGGAACTGCACGACGCCTATCTGCGCCAGCTCAACGGCACCCTGGTGCCGGGCGTGGCGCTGCGCCTGCGCCAGGGCATGGCCGAGAACGCCGGCGCGCCGCAAGCGCTGTACTACTACCTCAAGGGCTACCTGATGCTGGGCCAGCCGCAGCATCTGGACGCGGCGCAGCTGACCGCGCTGAGCGCGATCGAATGGCGCAAGCTGTTTCCCGCCGACACCGTGCTGCAACAAGCCCTGGCCGGGCATTTCCAGGCGCTGCTCGACGAACCCGGACGGCTGCGCGCGCTGTCGCTGGATCCGGCGCTGCTGGAGCAGGCGCGCAACACGCTGCGCTCGGCCGACCTGGCCACGCTGGTGTACGGCAACCTCAAGCTGTCGCAACCGCAGGCCGGCGCCGAGCCGCTGCAGCTGGACAAGGCGCTGGGCCTGCTCGGCAACGTGTTCCAGCGTGGCAGCGGCACCTCATTGTCCGAACCGCTGCCGGCGCTGTACACGCAACCGGTGTTCGCCGCGCTGGCCGGGCAGGGCATCGGCGAGGCGGTCGAACAGTTCGTGCGCGACGACTGGGTGTTCGGTCCGCGCCGCATCGACGCGCTGGGCAAGGCGCGGCTGGCGCAGCAGGTGCGCGTGCTCTACGAACAGGACTACATCCGCTACTGGGACGGCCTGCTCGCCGACCTGCAGTTGCAGCCGGCTGCGGACCTGCAGCAGGCCAGCGCGATCGCGGCCAAACTGGCCGGGCCGAGTTCGCCGCTGCGGTTGCTGCTCGGCGTGGTCCGCGACAACACCCAACAGTTGCTGCGCACGCCGCCGCCCAAGCCCGGGCAGGACGCGGCGAGCAAGGCGGCGGCCAAGGCCGGCGCGACACTGGCGGCCAAGCTGCCCGGCGGCAATGCGGCGATGGCGGCGGCGCTGGCCGCCAGCGGCGACCCCAGCGATACCGGGGCCGCGCCGCCCGGCGAGGCCATCGCCAACCATTTCGCCGCGCTCAACGCGCTGGCCAGCGGCGCGCCCGGCGCCACCCCGCTGGACCACCTGCTCGGCGTGCTCGACCAGCTCAGCAAGACCCTGCTGACGATGACCGATCCGGCCACCGCCACGCCGCAGCCCAATGCGCAATTGCTGCTGGCGCGACAGGAAGCGGCGCAACTGCCGCCGCCGCTGTCGTCGTGGCTGCAGGCCTTGACCGGCAGCAGCGCCGCGCTGATGACGCGCGGCGCGCAGACCGCATTGGGCGCGCAGGTGCAGCAGGCGGTGGGCGTGGTCTGCGCCGAGTTCGTCAAGGGCCGTTATCCGTTCGATCCGGCCAGCGCGCAGGAGATCCCGCTGCAAAACTTCGGCGAGCTGTTCGGCGTCGGCGGGCGCTTCGATGCGCTGTACCGCGACGCACTGCAGAAACTGCTCGACACCAGCGGCCGCGACTGGCGCTGGAAGAGCGGCCCGGACGCGCTTGCCGGCGCGCCGGGCTTGCCGGCGCAACTGCAGCTGGCCGAACGCATCAAGCAGAAATATTTCCGCGGCGCGGCGCAGCCGGAGGTCGGTTTCACCGTGCTGGCGCCGACCCTGGATGCCGGCGTGGCGCGGCTGACCGTGGACATCGAAGGCCAGCGCTTCGACTACACCGCCGGCGGCGTGGACAGCATGCCGATGAAATGGCCCGGGCCGACGCCCGGCCACGTCAGCATCGCCGCCTTCGGCGCCGACGGCGCCGCGCTTGGCCGGCTCGACTACCAGGGTGACTGGGCGCTGTTCCGCGCCCTGCAGGCCGGCGACCTGCAGAACCCCTCGGACCTGCGCTTCGTCGCCCATTTCGATGTCGGGGGGCATGCGGTGCAGCTGCCGCTGCGCGCCGGCAACCTGCGCCATCCCTTCCTCGACGCCGATGTGCGTCGTTTCGCGTGTGGGGGTTGA
- a CDS encoding protein kinase domain-containing protein: MHEETATVVELVAAMRTGELDLKAVLDALAKRSAVPEADYRAGVETLWQLRRQQVFDDVTVTTLVSRLDALRADAGTAPAPAPIDDDATVVMPRRAAPPPAAVEDDATRVQPAMPLPQSAADRTGATGTGGVTGTAGTASLSSWQRLADAAGGDYATVGTLLKGRFYLERELGRGGMGVVYLARDERKVEARDRDPWLAVKVLSDEFRRHPDSLVALQREARRSQKLAHDNIVRVYDFDKDRTLVFMTMEYIDGCDLKTLIREQAYNGMPLARARPLIEGMARALARAHAAGVVHSDFKPGNVMVTRDGVAKVFDFGIARAGKHAADVAGEQTVFDAATLGALTPAYASLEMIRGQEPTPADDIYALGCVCFELLTGKHPFDKLSAEVALRDKRVPPPVPGLTRRQYQTLCAAVAFPAAQRLSKVEALLEGLREVPLRERALPLLGYGSAALVLAGAGGWGASRYLHQRHVEQVTARFGAADPQRYVDETQAMQALASLDDDDRRRLLVDRGDLIQDFLLRRLDTLWNPASGRYDYRGALQVFALRDRLRLYSPALDARREAMEREKNERLNALDTTLNAQIAAGAIFRDRADNALATLDQVRRIDPNSALLRHPELELRLDAAIQQSADAQQWAQARTRLQQARAALPDSLRLQLRGAQLDLAQHHAGQPAVPALHDAAQARKALAALLAAPSAALDWQDDVEAALAVLPAAERDAQDAALAAAIAAAVAPQSDPLQLPGAQALVQFGLTQAPQAPQLLAQRERLQTLQQQLQTMLARESAEAEVSSRIESMRRAAAANDLDKARQALARIGSLQPQHPFLQKEAPQLLAGVYLGNAAGAFRQGRYRQAADVLGQGVAALGERAELRAAQARYAVVAEVMDANAQALPAAARQQLGQRLEALYRSDAQAMAQLEADLKARGQLPEGTLAARLQRHAGSDAPSSDALAPAPAAAAEPAAKDAPRKPASGKPATKPAPMPAATARAPAAGPVSDEEPLPPVPTGPDPCAAAAPGRGKPCFDALGAQRGPMLVVVPGLAGGKPYALSRAEVAVADFNLFCQATGKCTAQPAGDAELARAPVRNISLTQARAYLRWLTIASGGWRYRLPTDAEWQHAAQAGSDWRQAEDSNCVPPTASAGDASRAPLPPRGREPNPWGLINVTGNVWEWVSSGAGVQARGGSFASYWADCTVQARRADNGSAQPDVGLRVLRELP; this comes from the coding sequence GTGCATGAAGAGACCGCTACCGTCGTCGAACTGGTCGCCGCGATGCGCACCGGCGAGCTGGACCTGAAGGCCGTGCTCGACGCATTGGCCAAACGCAGCGCCGTGCCCGAGGCCGATTACCGCGCCGGGGTGGAAACGCTGTGGCAGCTGCGCCGGCAGCAGGTGTTCGACGACGTCACCGTGACCACGCTGGTGAGCCGCCTCGATGCCTTGCGCGCGGACGCCGGCACGGCGCCTGCGCCCGCGCCGATCGACGACGACGCCACCGTGGTGATGCCGCGCCGCGCTGCGCCGCCGCCGGCTGCGGTCGAGGACGACGCCACCCGCGTGCAGCCGGCCATGCCGCTGCCGCAGTCCGCTGCCGACCGCACCGGGGCCACCGGCACCGGCGGCGTGACCGGCACCGCGGGCACCGCCAGCCTGTCCAGCTGGCAGCGCCTGGCCGATGCCGCCGGCGGCGATTACGCCACGGTCGGCACGCTGCTGAAGGGCCGTTTCTACCTGGAACGCGAACTCGGTCGCGGCGGCATGGGCGTGGTCTACCTGGCGCGCGACGAACGCAAGGTCGAAGCGCGCGATCGCGACCCGTGGCTGGCGGTGAAGGTGCTCAGCGACGAGTTCCGCCGCCATCCCGATTCGCTGGTGGCGCTGCAGCGCGAGGCGCGGCGCTCGCAGAAACTGGCCCACGACAACATCGTGCGCGTCTACGACTTCGACAAGGACCGCACCCTGGTCTTCATGACCATGGAGTACATCGACGGCTGCGACCTGAAGACGCTGATCCGCGAGCAGGCCTACAACGGCATGCCGCTGGCGCGCGCGCGGCCGCTGATCGAGGGCATGGCGCGTGCGTTGGCGCGCGCGCATGCGGCCGGCGTGGTGCATTCGGACTTCAAGCCCGGCAACGTGATGGTCACCCGCGACGGCGTGGCCAAGGTGTTCGACTTCGGCATCGCCCGCGCCGGCAAGCACGCGGCCGACGTGGCCGGCGAGCAGACCGTGTTCGACGCGGCCACGCTCGGCGCGCTGACCCCGGCCTACGCCAGCCTGGAGATGATCCGCGGCCAGGAACCCACGCCCGCCGACGACATCTACGCGCTGGGCTGCGTGTGCTTCGAACTGCTCACCGGCAAGCACCCCTTCGACAAGCTCAGCGCCGAAGTGGCATTGCGCGACAAGCGCGTGCCGCCGCCGGTGCCGGGCCTGACCAGGCGCCAGTACCAGACCCTGTGCGCGGCGGTGGCGTTTCCCGCCGCGCAGCGCCTGAGCAAGGTGGAGGCGCTGCTGGAAGGCCTGCGCGAGGTGCCGCTGCGCGAGCGCGCACTGCCGCTGCTCGGCTACGGCAGCGCGGCGCTGGTGCTGGCCGGCGCCGGCGGCTGGGGCGCGTCGCGCTATCTGCACCAGCGCCATGTGGAGCAGGTCACCGCGCGCTTCGGCGCGGCCGATCCGCAACGCTACGTCGACGAGACCCAGGCCATGCAGGCGCTGGCCAGCCTCGACGACGACGACCGCCGGCGCCTGCTGGTGGACCGCGGCGACCTGATCCAGGATTTCCTGCTGCGGCGCCTGGACACGCTGTGGAATCCGGCCAGCGGGCGCTACGACTACCGCGGCGCGCTGCAGGTGTTCGCCTTGCGCGACCGGCTGCGGCTGTATTCGCCGGCGCTGGACGCGCGCCGCGAAGCGATGGAGCGGGAGAAGAACGAACGCCTCAACGCGCTCGACACCACGCTCAATGCGCAGATCGCCGCCGGCGCCATCTTCCGCGACCGGGCCGACAACGCGCTGGCCACGCTGGACCAGGTGCGGCGCATCGATCCGAACAGCGCCCTGCTGCGCCACCCGGAACTGGAGCTGCGCCTGGACGCGGCGATCCAGCAGTCGGCCGACGCGCAGCAGTGGGCGCAGGCGCGCACCCGCCTGCAGCAGGCGCGCGCGGCGCTGCCCGATTCGCTGCGGCTGCAGTTGCGCGGCGCGCAGCTGGACCTGGCGCAGCACCATGCCGGCCAGCCGGCGGTGCCGGCGTTGCACGACGCGGCGCAGGCGCGCAAGGCGCTGGCGGCATTGCTGGCCGCGCCGTCGGCCGCACTGGACTGGCAGGACGATGTCGAGGCGGCGCTGGCGGTCCTGCCGGCGGCCGAGCGCGATGCGCAGGATGCGGCGCTGGCCGCGGCGATCGCCGCGGCGGTCGCGCCGCAGAGCGATCCGCTGCAGTTGCCGGGCGCGCAGGCGCTGGTCCAGTTCGGCCTGACCCAGGCGCCGCAGGCGCCGCAACTGCTGGCCCAGCGCGAACGCCTGCAGACCCTGCAACAACAGCTGCAGACGATGCTGGCGCGCGAGAGCGCCGAGGCCGAAGTGAGCTCGCGGATCGAATCGATGCGCCGCGCCGCGGCCGCCAACGATCTGGACAAGGCGCGCCAGGCGCTGGCGCGCATCGGCAGCCTACAGCCGCAACACCCGTTCCTGCAGAAGGAAGCGCCGCAGCTGCTGGCCGGGGTCTATCTCGGCAACGCCGCCGGCGCATTCCGCCAGGGCCGCTACCGCCAGGCCGCCGACGTGCTTGGCCAGGGGGTGGCCGCGCTCGGCGAGCGCGCCGAACTGCGCGCCGCGCAGGCTCGCTACGCCGTCGTCGCGGAAGTGATGGACGCCAACGCGCAGGCGTTGCCCGCTGCCGCGCGGCAGCAGCTGGGCCAGCGCCTGGAGGCGCTGTACCGCAGCGATGCGCAGGCGATGGCGCAGCTGGAAGCCGATCTGAAGGCGCGCGGGCAACTGCCCGAAGGCACGCTCGCCGCGCGCCTGCAGCGCCATGCCGGCAGCGATGCGCCCAGTTCCGACGCACTGGCGCCGGCGCCGGCCGCGGCGGCCGAGCCGGCCGCCAAGGACGCGCCGCGCAAGCCGGCGAGCGGCAAGCCGGCCACAAAACCGGCGCCCATGCCCGCGGCCACCGCGCGCGCGCCTGCCGCCGGCCCGGTGAGCGACGAGGAACCGTTGCCGCCGGTGCCGACCGGTCCGGATCCCTGCGCCGCCGCCGCGCCCGGCCGCGGCAAGCCCTGCTTCGACGCGCTCGGCGCGCAGCGCGGGCCGATGTTGGTGGTGGTGCCCGGCCTGGCCGGCGGCAAGCCCTACGCGCTGTCGCGCGCGGAGGTGGCGGTGGCCGATTTCAACCTGTTCTGCCAGGCCACCGGCAAGTGCACCGCGCAACCGGCCGGCGACGCCGAACTGGCGCGCGCGCCGGTGCGCAACATCAGCCTGACCCAGGCCCGCGCCTACCTGCGCTGGCTGACCATCGCCAGCGGCGGCTGGCGCTACCGCCTGCCCACCGATGCCGAATGGCAGCACGCCGCGCAGGCCGGCAGCGACTGGCGCCAGGCCGAGGACAGCAATTGCGTGCCGCCCACCGCCAGCGCCGGCGACGCCAGCCGCGCACCGTTGCCGCCGCGCGGCCGCGAACCCAATCCGTGGGGACTGATCAATGTCACCGGCAACGTCTGGGAGTGGGTGTCCAGCGGCGCCGGGGTGCAGGCGCGCGGCGGCAGTTTCGCCAGCTACTGGGCCGATTGCACGGTGCAGGCGCGGCGCGCCGACAACGGATCGGCGCAGCCGGACGTGGGCCTGCGCGTGCTGCGGGAGTTGCCATGA